One Vibrio sp. 16 genomic window carries:
- a CDS encoding GtrA family protein, protein MKLLKFAFVGGIGFVVDTSIFTLCLHVFDWPLMTSRVIAFFCAATSTWLGNRYLTFSATSQHGSKRKQWLKFMTSACISAIPNFVTFKLSLEFLGSEGIWAYVALVLGILVGMVSNYLLSDKWVFKAKS, encoded by the coding sequence ATGAAGCTTCTTAAGTTTGCATTTGTTGGAGGTATCGGCTTTGTAGTCGATACCTCCATTTTCACCCTTTGCCTCCACGTTTTTGACTGGCCGTTAATGACGTCGCGTGTTATCGCTTTTTTCTGCGCCGCGACCTCGACTTGGCTCGGCAACCGTTACCTCACTTTCTCAGCAACTTCGCAGCATGGTTCCAAACGTAAACAGTGGCTGAAGTTTATGACCTCGGCGTGTATATCTGCGATTCCAAACTTCGTGACCTTTAAACTGTCGTTAGAGTTTCTCGGTAGCGAAGGGATATGGGCTTACGTTGCTTTAGTGCTGGGTATTTTGGTGGGAATGGTCAGCAACTATTTGCTCAGCGATAAGTGGGTATTTAAAGCCAAATCTTAA